The Oncorhynchus nerka isolate Pitt River linkage group LG12, Oner_Uvic_2.0, whole genome shotgun sequence genome contains the following window.
CCATTTAAACATGTATTTTCAAGTCATTTCTGTACTGTAAACTGAATCGGTATGGAAAACGTATTATTCAACTGTGTGTAACTTTCTTTCTCCTCAGTGGATGTAACTCTGGATGTGGACACAGCTCATCCTAACCTACTGATAGATGGGAAAACAGTAAGCTGGATAAAGGAAACACCACAGAGACTGTGTAGTGAGAAGATGTTTGATGAGGATCCCTATGTGCTGGGCATTATGGGCCGTGCTTGGAGGGCCTACTGGAAGGTGAatgtggagaagaaggaggacTGGGTACTTGGTGTTACCAAGGCAACATCTAACAGGAAGGGACAATTGGTTCTTAGCCCTGCCAATGGCTTCTGGGTAATCAGGCTGTCCAATGGGGGAACACTGAAAGCCATGGATGATAAGGAGCATGTTCTTGACAAAGATATTCCAGATAAAATTGGGATTTATCTAGATTATAAGGAAAAGAAGGTgactttctacaatgtagaagacAGCTCACTCATCTACTCATTTACCAACGGACCAAGTTATCAGGATGATGTCCGCCCACTTTTCTCACCCTGGAACAATGATGCAGATCCAATCACAATTTTGTCCATTGTTTAGAATAAACATAATACACCATAAACGGTCAGATGCCTGATTAAAGCATTACATTGATGTTTTAACTATTATTTCATCACTTGATCAAAGCAGTTTGATCTCTATCATTGGATCTCTTGATCCCTaagaatatactgtactgtaaatgTTTGCCACTTTTCATGTTGAGTTGTTATACACAAACATTCCACATGATGTGGATGATGTGGAAACTAAGCTACAGTATGGAGAGGTTTTCTTTTGTTGAACGACTTCAATTTTATATTTACAATGAAAGGGAACCAATATGGGGTCGCCCGTGGCACCCACTTTGATGCCATTGGCAATCCCATCGTGGTCCCCTTTGAATGTTTAACGAAAAATGTGAGTTTTGTCCACCCTGCCTCAAAACAGTCTAGATTAATACAAATATGGGAAACATTTGTATCTTGTCTATATCTGTCAATGTGTATTGTGATGCAGTCCCTGTGACTTTTGAGAAATTGGAATATCATTCACTTCAGCTGTAATTCATAACATCTCCAAATGAGTGGTCACTAAATGCAGTCATCAAGTAAAACAGGTGGagtcaatcaagttgtagaaacatctcaaggatgatcaatggaaaaaagatgcacctgagctcaatttcgagtctcatacaaaagggtctgaattacttgtgtaaataaggtgtttctgtttttgAGTTTTTCTACATTGCAAATATGTCTAAAAACTTGTTTCCGTTTAATCAATaatggatattgtgtgtagattgctggggATTTATACTTTTATAAGtctgttttagaataaggctgtaacgtatcaaaatgaggaaaaagtcaaggggtctgaatactttctgaagacactgtattaCATTTTTTACCCATCTTTGCCATGACCTGTGTACTATGTCAAAATGATGTATGTAGGCTATTCAAATGTATGATGTACACAGTCAGGTCCAAAATTATTGTCACCCTTGATTAAGATGAGAAAGAAAGACTGTATCAAATAAATCATACAAATAATGAGCTGTTTTGTATGCTACATTTTTTTGACATGTTATATGATTTAATAGTAATATAACTGCTTGGATAAAAATATTTTGTTGacatgcaatatttgtttttctcAAAAAGACAACGGCACCCatgttttcaatacctttcaatacctcaccttgcaaAGATAACAGCACAAAATGTAGAATTTGTGGTCAATTAAacgtgtgcttggggttattatcTTGCTGaaagatccacttgcggccaactttcagccttctggcagaggcaaccagttTTTTTGAAAAAATGTCCTGGTAATGGGTAAAGTTCAtcatgccgttgaccttaacaagggcccctgGACCAGCGGAAGCAAAATAGCCTCATAACATCACAGATCCctaccaccatattttacagtaggtatggggtacTTTTCTGCTTATGCATCCTTATTCCGACACTAAACCTTCCAATAGTGGGCGTGGCCAAAgtgctctattttcatgtcatccaacaaatgtaaacaCCTGAAGTCTTCTAAATGGCATTGGTACTTGGATTGGAACCAGTGCTATGGTCAAATGACATGAACGTAGAGCTCTGGGTGGCAAGTTTATTTGTTCACATGCTTTTTTCAGCCTCAAAAAATAAGCGTAATATGAAAGTGATAGGAGATACAGTATTGTGATTGGGTCTGATGATGTATGCTACATATTTTCTTCACCAAGCTATAAGATATAGAAGATACTCTACATTCTGTATCTTAATTTACAAGTTACAGTAATGCCTTAttcctttattattttttttacacttACATTATCCTGTACTTCTAcctatgttttttttcttcattttagtCAACTCAATGAGTTTTTACTACTGACTACAAGTAGTAACTCATTGAacttctgtctttttctctctttggCTGAGAATGTCAGGTTATATTTTAATTTACAGGTGGTTTACGGTTTCACATTTTCTTGGTTGTAGCTTCAGTGCTGTATTGTACCCCATGGCACCAGGATCATGTGGTAAACAATCACCACAATGGAAAggtcaccggtttgtgtcaagaactgcaacactgctgtgtTTTTTTACCCTCAACAGTATTAAGAATGCGCCACCACCCAGAGGACATCCAgataacttgacacaactgtgggaagaattggagtcaacatggaccagatGCCCGGTGGAACGTTTTCGGATGTTCTGAGGGCaacactcaatattaggaaggtgctctTAATGTGTTTTACactctatacacatcactatacacatcaatattcacatcaatataCAAATAGAGAAACACATACAGAGAAaaggaggtagagaaagggagCAGTGGTGATTAAGGATATTTATCCTTAATTAATCTGTATGTTATACAGTTCCTTAATGtgttggtacagaaacctttgttggcaattacagagatcacacgtttcctgtagttcttgaccaggtttgcacacactgcagcaggtattttggcccactcctccaccgGGAAAGCCcttcagatccttcaggtttcggggctgtcgctgggcaatacggacattccgctccctccaaagattttctattgggttcaggtctggagactggctagggcactccaggaacttgagatgcttcttacggagccactccttagttgccctggctgtgtgtttcgggtcgttgtcatgctggaagacccagccacgacccatcttcaatgctcttactgagggaaggaggttgttggccaagatctcgcgatacatggccccatccatcctcccctcaatacggtgcagtcgtcctgtcccctttgcagaaaagcatccccaaagaatgatgtttccacctccatgcttcccaGTTGCGATGGTGTTCTGGGGTTGTACTCATTTTCTTCCTCCAAATACGGCGAGTGAAGTTTAGACCaacaagctctatttttgtctcatcagacctcatgaccttctctcattcctcctctggattatccagatggtcattggcaaaattcagacgggcctggacatgcgctggcttgagcagggggaccttgcgtgcgctgcaggattttaatccatgacggcgtagtgtgttactaatgattttctttgagactgtggtcccaactctcttcaggtcattgaccaggtccggccgtgtagttctgggctgatccctcacctttcccatgatcattgatgccccacaaggtgagatcttgcatggagccccagaccgagggtgattgaccgtcatcttgaacttcttacattttctaataattgctccaacagttgttgccttctcaccaagctgcttgcctattgtcctgtagcccatcccagccttgtgcaggtctacaattttatccctgctgtccttacacagctctctggtcttggccattgtggagaggttggagtctgtttgattgagtgtgtggacagctgtcttttatacaggtaacgagctcaAACTGGttcagttaatacaggtaatgagtggagaacaggagggcttcttaaagaaaaactaacaggtctgtgagaaccGGAATTCTTACTAGTTGGTAGGTGatgaaatacttatgtcatggaataaaatgctaattaattacttacttatcatacaatgtgattttatggatttttgttttagattccgtctctcacagttgaagtgtacctatgataaaaattacagacctctacaggctttgtaagtgggaaaacctgcaaaatcgtcagtgtatcaaatacttgttcttccCACTGTATATATTAAACTCCCTGAGTCAATATGTtcgaatcacctttggcagtgattacagctgtaagtctttctgggtaagtctgtaaaagctttgcacacctggattgtacaatattttcacATTATTCTTAAACAATTTCTTCTAGCTCTGTCAAGAGGGTTGTTCATTGCTTGTCATGACTTCTGCCGAAGTTTTCCTTGTTCATGTGGCGTTTGGAGGTCGActtcaccgaccttctagccatcgccgatccacttttaattttccattagttttgtcttgtcttccatcacacctggttccaattccataaattacatgttgtgtatttaaccctctgttccccccaccaTGTCCTTGTCCGTAATTGTTTGTTGTAAGGGCTTGTGCACATTATGTTCTGGTGTGCATCGGGTTATGTACCCATTTATTTATTATTCTGTATCCGGTGGGTTCTGATTATTAAACTGAGCCATTGGAAACAGTTTTTTGCTCTCCTGCATCTGACTTCTCTGCCTCCAGTACGCACTCCTTACAGAATTACAGACCACTgctatggagtcagcaggtgcAGGTACACCGGTATTAGGGGTGGAGGAGCGCATCCAGGAGCACGCCATAATCTTGGCACCACCATGGATTGCGTTGTCCAGACAATGGACCGCTGGGAAAGACAGGGAGTTCttccagcgcctccaccagcacaaccaGGGTTTCCAGTGAGTGCCACCCTCTTCATCCTGGTCCCAGTGGGATTCGTCTGTCCCTGCCCCAGGAATACGATGGGAAGGCTGCAAACTGCCAGGGGTTCCTTCTCCAACTGGACTTATACATGGCCACCGTCCACCCGGCTCCGTTGGGCCGTGAGAGGGTGTCCGCCCTCGTCTCGTGCCTCaccgggaaagccctggagtgggccaacgccgtatggagagagggagatgcagcAGTGGACCAGTTTGAGGAGTTCACCTGCCGTTTCCGGGCAGTcttccatctgaggcaggagatgagAAGCGCCCAGGAGTTCACCCTGGAGTTTAGGACCCTGGCTTCCGGCgcgggatggaacgacagggccctgatcgatcaTTACCACTGCAGTCTGCGCGAGGACGTCCGTCAGGAGTTGGCTTGCAGAGACACCACCCTTACGTTTGatcagctggtggacctgtccatccggctggacaacctgctggctaccTGTGGACGTTCAGATTGGGGTCTGATGGTTCCATCCCCCTCTCCGATACctatggagctgggaggtgcgGTGCGCAGAGAGACCGGATGGGGTTCCAGCTTGTGCACCATCTGTGACagcagaggtcacactgccggtcggtgccaGGTTGGTTCCTCTGGTGATCGAGGTAACAGGCTGGGCGCTCTggcatcaccccaggtgagccagcaccattctcacccagagTCCTCTGTTGCTCATATGTTTGTCTATGTTACTTTTtctgagttttccccgcattcccagcataaggcactcgtcgattcaggcgcggctgggaaCGTTATAGATAGAGCGTTCGCCTATAGTTTAGGAGTCCCCATTGTTCCCGTGGCTGTGCCCTTCCCCGTTCACGCCTTAGATAGTCAACCATTAGGCTCAGGTTTGATCAGGGAGGCCACCGCTACTCTaggcatggtgacgcaggggggaGGCACaaggagagaattagtctcttccttattgactctcctgcgtttccagtggtgctaggcctaccctggttagttTGGCATGACCCCACTGTTTtttggccacagagggctctcacggggtggtcgcggGAGTGCTCAGGGAGGTGTTTTGGGGTTTTCGTTGGTGCTACtgcggtggaaagtccagaccaggtctccaccgtgcgcattcccatctgaatatgccgatttggctctc
Protein-coding sequences here:
- the LOC115123006 gene encoding zinc-binding protein A33-like; translation: MGPLIQQVCLVTCLIFFPCSSAPVTDGTETERQSTIESTSTLYGLNCTVWFAGCVTFGIIIILGVVFLVWYKCCRDTQNPPQPDTASQPDEQADQLLQTVNQPTDIDVKHLNEVDVTLDVDTAHPNLLIDGKTVSWIKETPQRLCSEKMFDEDPYVLGIMGRAWRAYWKVNVEKKEDWVLGVTKATSNRKGQLVLSPANGFWVIRLSNGGTLKAMDDKEHVLDKDIPDKIGIYLDYKEKKVTFYNVEDSSLIYSFTNGPSYQDDVRPLFSPWNNDADPITILSIV